A DNA window from Chryseobacterium sp. MEBOG06 contains the following coding sequences:
- a CDS encoding IMPACT family protein, which translates to MQFEYKTIEKPVENTLLKEKGSKFIGFAYPVNNERELKNSLEKVREEHPKATHHCYAFRIGMSGENYRANDDGEPSGSAGLPIYNQLLAHEITNVLVIVVRYYGGTKLGVSGLVKAYKESAKMTLEDAHIITRELETEIEIQFSFNQQNTIFTLLSKLDAKVLNFDANENCILTASLKLAQKENISEKLSEMQYVSFEFID; encoded by the coding sequence ATGCAGTTCGAATACAAAACGATAGAAAAGCCAGTAGAAAACACTCTTTTAAAAGAAAAAGGCAGCAAATTCATAGGATTTGCGTACCCCGTAAATAATGAAAGGGAATTAAAGAATTCGCTGGAAAAAGTAAGAGAAGAACACCCAAAAGCTACCCACCACTGCTATGCCTTTAGAATAGGAATGAGTGGTGAAAATTATCGTGCAAATGATGATGGAGAGCCATCCGGAAGTGCTGGTTTACCAATTTATAATCAACTATTAGCTCATGAAATCACTAACGTTCTAGTGATTGTAGTCCGCTATTATGGAGGAACAAAACTTGGGGTTTCAGGATTGGTAAAAGCCTACAAGGAATCTGCAAAGATGACTCTGGAAGATGCCCATATTATTACAAGGGAACTGGAAACAGAAATTGAGATTCAATTCAGCTTTAATCAGCAAAATACAATCTTTACACTGCTTTCAAAATTGGATGCCAAAGTTTTAAACTTTGACGCCAATGAAAACTGTATTCTTACAGCTTCTCTGAAACTTGCACAAAAAGAAAACATCTCGGAAAAACTCTCCGAGATGCAATATGTTTCATTTGAATTTATAGATTAA
- a CDS encoding zinc metallopeptidase, whose protein sequence is MAVYYIIIVISMLVSWWVSSRLKSKFEYYSKVHLRNGLSGKEVAEKMLRDNGINDVQVISVPGQLTDHYNPADKTVNLSEGVYMQRNAAAAAVAAHECGHAVQHAVGYSMLNLRSKLVPIVNISSNLMQFVLIAGIAVMAASRTIENPHGNTTVLAIGVAMFAMTTLFAFVTLPVEYDASNRAMKWLKDTGTVTAEEFVGVKDSLTWAARTYVVAALGSLAQLLYWGSLLLGGRRD, encoded by the coding sequence ATGGCGGTCTATTATATCATTATTGTTATTTCGATGCTGGTTAGCTGGTGGGTTTCATCCAGATTAAAATCAAAATTTGAATATTACTCTAAAGTGCATCTTCGAAATGGACTTTCGGGGAAAGAGGTAGCAGAGAAAATGTTGAGAGATAACGGGATTAATGATGTTCAGGTAATATCGGTTCCCGGACAGCTGACGGACCATTATAATCCGGCAGACAAAACAGTAAACCTGTCTGAAGGGGTTTATATGCAGAGAAATGCGGCAGCAGCAGCTGTAGCAGCACACGAATGCGGACACGCTGTACAACACGCGGTAGGATATTCTATGTTGAATTTGCGTTCAAAATTGGTTCCTATTGTTAATATAAGTTCTAATTTGATGCAGTTTGTCCTTATAGCGGGTATCGCAGTAATGGCAGCATCAAGAACGATTGAAAATCCTCACGGAAATACAACTGTTCTGGCGATTGGAGTGGCAATGTTTGCGATGACAACTCTCTTTGCATTTGTAACATTACCGGTAGAATATGATGCGAGTAACAGAGCGATGAAGTGGCTAAAGGATACAGGGACTGTAACTGCCGAAGAATTTGTTGGAGTTAAAGACAGTTTGACATGGGCTGCAAGAACTTATGTAGTCGCTGCATTGGGGTCTTTGGCACAGCTTCTTTACTGGGGCTCTTTGCTTCTGGGTGGAAGAAGAGATTAA
- a CDS encoding GTP cyclohydrolase: MSTVSIIEVKTPSQLKQFVRFPMDLYKNNPYYVPSFIKDEIKIWDPKENPALQYSESKQFLAVKNSKVAGRIAVIINHKEEKELGIKKVRFGWIDFIDDTEVSKALIQTAIDYAKEHRINTIEGPMGFTNLDKAGMLTMGFDKLATMIGIYNHPYYPKHLENLGMTKEKEWVEYEMNFPKILPEKVEKFSGLIAQKYKLKVLRFKSKEEILPYVEPMFKLLDETYKHLSTYTPISEEQIKTYKEKYFPFIDKNYVICVVDENEQLVSFAITMPSYSKALQKSKGKLFPFGWWHFLQAGKKNDRANFYLIGIHPEYQRRGVTAIIFKEIFVRFTSMGINFAETNPELEENKSVQLLWQDYNPVNHKRRRTYSMMINNE, translated from the coding sequence ATGTCTACAGTTTCAATTATTGAAGTGAAAACTCCCAGCCAGCTAAAGCAATTTGTAAGATTTCCTATGGATTTATACAAAAATAATCCGTACTATGTCCCATCCTTTATAAAAGACGAAATTAAAATTTGGGACCCAAAAGAAAATCCTGCCCTGCAATACTCAGAATCCAAACAGTTTCTAGCTGTAAAAAACAGTAAGGTGGCCGGAAGAATTGCTGTGATTATTAATCATAAAGAAGAAAAAGAATTAGGTATTAAAAAAGTACGCTTTGGCTGGATAGACTTTATTGATGATACTGAAGTTTCCAAGGCATTAATACAAACAGCCATTGATTACGCTAAAGAACACCGCATTAATACGATAGAAGGACCAATGGGATTCACCAATCTTGATAAAGCAGGAATGCTTACCATGGGCTTCGATAAACTGGCGACCATGATTGGAATCTACAACCATCCATATTATCCTAAACATCTTGAAAACCTTGGCATGACCAAAGAAAAAGAATGGGTAGAATATGAGATGAACTTCCCTAAAATACTTCCTGAAAAAGTAGAAAAATTCAGTGGCTTGATCGCTCAGAAATACAAACTTAAAGTTCTCCGATTCAAGTCAAAAGAAGAAATCCTTCCTTATGTAGAACCTATGTTTAAACTATTGGATGAAACCTATAAGCATCTTTCTACTTACACCCCAATCTCAGAAGAACAGATAAAAACATATAAAGAAAAATACTTCCCTTTCATTGACAAAAATTATGTAATCTGTGTGGTAGATGAAAATGAGCAATTGGTTTCTTTTGCCATTACAATGCCCTCTTATTCCAAAGCTTTACAAAAATCGAAAGGAAAATTATTTCCATTTGGATGGTGGCACTTTTTACAAGCCGGAAAGAAAAATGACCGTGCCAACTTTTATCTTATCGGAATTCATCCTGAATATCAGAGACGTGGTGTAACTGCCATTATTTTCAAGGAAATTTTTGTACGGTTTACAAGTATGGGAATTAATTTCGCTGAAACTAATCCTGAATTAGAAGAAAACAAAAGTGTTCAGCTTCTTTGGCAAGATTATAATCCTGTGAATCATAAAAGAAGAAGAACATATTCTATGATGATCAATAATGAATAG